TCCAATTGTACAAAGAAATCAAATGTCTGCATGTGAATTTCCTGCATCTTAAGGAAAAACATTCTTGGTTCCAGATGTACACTCTCTAGTTTTTTCGTGTCTGTCAAACAGACACAGTCTCTCTAGGTACACATTGTAGGAAATGACTCCGATGTgatagtactccttccgttccaaaTTAGTTGTACACGAAGTCTTACAAAatgaggcaaaaggaaaaaatgtaTTCCCATGTAATTTATTACGCCATGTATTCAATCTTTGTCCAATCACTAATTTTCTTCATCTAATAACATAATAACATGATAGCATTAAAATTGTTTGTCTAGCAAAAGTGTCCAATCACTATCTTTCTTCATCTAATAAGATGATAGCATTAAAAGGCAATATGATAGCATTAAAAAGCTAGAACTCGAATTTGAAATctttggctctgataccatgtcaagcttcatgcgctagccaacacAACcgaaagaccgatctgatggaaaggAGACATGAACCGGGAAGACCAACCGACGCTGTGTGATTCCACTGCGACTGCTAGTACTACCCCGATTCATCCACAAGAGACAAGGAGACACGAACCGGGAAGTCCGGGCGGGCAAACAAAGCGGTCCAGTGAAACGAAAATACCCGGAAACTGTAACGGAAAAAACTGGGTTAAACAGTGGAATTCAGAGAACCCGGCTTGAACAAAGGAAGTCGAAAAATGCACTCCACTGTTGAAAACACTTTTCGAATGAGCACTATTCGAACTCTCGGAGAAAACCATCGCAAATAAGACATAATTCGGGGAGAAGAAAAACTCTGGAAAATCCCAAACACATTACAGGAGCGGTAAAGCGCAATCGCACCATAGCAACAGCAGAAAAATACAGTGAGGTCTTATTAAGGTTGCAGACAAACAGCAAACCAGAAAAACTCGAGCAGAAGAAGATACTGACACCTAGCACCCACACACAGTCTAGCCTCACCCGATCGGCTGCAAGATAAGCATTATCCAGCAACTGAACCACCAAAGACATCACCTCAAATAAACACAAGCAGGTTTCGCGAGTGGCTCTTGAGATTCATGACCTGCGCTGATCTGTCAGCCAGGTTCCGCATTAGCGCTTTGGCATCAGTACATTGCAACAATATTCGGTCAGATTTATTCAACGGCAGTCTGCGTAATCatgaacattttatttttataaatcaAAAGTATTCAAGAACATCATGAACATTTTACTGTTTCACAAGCTGCATCACAAGAGCACATCAATACAATTTCACAAAGGGAGTGACATTTCACAGCAGCAAAGGTCTCAACATATTCAAAAAGGTCACAGCAAGAAGTATTACAAACTGAAAAAATGCAGCCTACTAGCGTCCTTCAAAGCACGAACCAAATCCAGTTTGTACCTGTTGGTCTTCTAATAAGCCCTGTTGGTCTGCACCGATCTCACAGGTGAAGAGCTGTGACAGAATCCGGTATGTAGTTTGCCGATAGAACTTCACATCATCATTCTTCATATCGACACGGACTAAGTACTGCCTTTTGCACTCCAAATGACTGCCCACCACCCTCATATCATTAAAGACTACATAAACAACGTTGTCTTCATGCTTGCTAAGGAAAGGAAGAGAAGGCGCTAGCTTCCGCATGCCATGTAACAAATGAGTCCCATTCTCCCAGATCTTTCCAAGATTGTACATCTTGCCATCCTTCCACTCTGTAAGGTCAGAAGAAAGAGTCCATATATTCATCTCTAATTTGTGCCCAGGCAGGTGCCCAACTTGATCATCCACGCTAACAAACTTGATCTGGCCGCCAACACACCCAATGGAACGAAATTCTTGCACCTGCAGCGTTTGATTCTCAGGGCTGAAGAGATCATAAGTGGGGCAATTATCAGGCAATGCAATATAACGGAACTTCAAATCGTTGTCTTCTTGCAAGTTACACAACTCACAGACCAGCATGCCTTTGGAGAGATCTACCCAGCAGAGAAAGCCCCCAAATGAGAAGCACTTGTCGGCGCAGAAATCAGTGGTGGGCGAACAAGCCTCGGGCGGCAGCACAGCAATTTTACTAACCCAACCTGGACTAGACGACTGCCACAAGAAGAGTTCGGCTTCGGAGCCTTCCTTGAGCCTTTCTTTTTTCGTCAGTTCGGCAAGAACATATCCGGCTCCCTCACCTGCGCCATCGCCATCGAGGGACACAACAACCGCCGTTTCGTACCCGATGGCGGACTGGGACATGTGGTATGGGATTTCTGGAATCGGCGAGAGAGAGTTCTTCCTGGCGTCGTAGATCAGATAACCTCCTTTTCTACCATAGATGTCACTGCCAGGCCGGTATGGACCGGCATACAGGGCAAACAGATGCTTGTCTATGCTCGAGATCCAGGCTGAGTCAACGACCCCGCACAGGGGTGGGACGGATTCCGTCGGCCGGAGTAGACGGATGTAAGATATCTCCGGTGGATCCGCGAAATGCGCATCGGGTTTCAAGCTTTCTAGGTATGCGGTGATCGCTCCTCGCGTCTCTTCAGGACGTGGTGGTCTTCCTTCGCTCATCCAGCCCTTTGGCTGCTGGCTGGCCTCGCTGAATAGCCCCACGTCGTGGGTGAACGGAAGTTCGGGGCGGAGCAAAACCCACGACGGGGCCATGGTTGGTTGAGGAAGGGGAAAGGCAGCCCTGCGATTTGGGGGTCGAGGAATTGGAGATGGCTAGATCTAAAACGGCGGCGCAAGAAGAGACGGCAACTGGCAAAACCTAACGATCCCGGGCGTCTAAGGAAACGACGGGGCCCAAGTGAGATTGGGATTGGGAGGAGCCCGAGTGACGCGGTACAGATGGCCGGCCATCGGGCCgttcttttttgaaaatacCAAAAAGCCCAGCAGGCTTGGCCCGTTTGCACCAGGCTCGGAGAaaggtagtttttttttttcgccGGAGCTTCGTACCGAGGTCCACGGGCTGGACTAGCCCGGCACAGCCCGATTaacatttttcttaaaaaaaatctaaaatatGGAGGTGAGGAGAGTGGCCCTCAATATTACATATGTGTTGATCACCAGACCACATTAGTCGTTGTGCTAGGCTACACGGAAGTCAGGTTTTGACCCATTAAGGTAGGACCcacaacat
This is a stretch of genomic DNA from Brachypodium distachyon strain Bd21 chromosome 1, Brachypodium_distachyon_v3.0, whole genome shotgun sequence. It encodes these proteins:
- the LOC100846065 gene encoding uncharacterized protein LOC100846065 isoform X1, with amino-acid sequence MAPSWVLLRPELPFTHDVGLFSEASQQPKGWMSEGRPPRPEETRGAITAYLESLKPDAHFADPPEISYIRLLRPTESVPPLCGVVDSAWISSIDKHLFALYAGPYRPGSDIYGRKGGYLIYDARKNSLSPIPEIPYHMSQSAIGYETAVVVSLDGDGAGEGAGYVLAELTKKERLKEGSEAELFLWQSSSPGWVSKIAVLPPEACSPTTDFCADKCFSFGGFLCWVDLSKGMLVCELCNLQEDNDLKFRYIALPDNCPTYDLFSPENQTLQVQEFRSIGCVGGQIKFVSVDDQVGHLPGHKLEMNIWTLSSDLTEWKDGKMYNLGKIWENGTHLLHGMRKLAPSLPFLSKHEDNVVYVVFNDMRVVGSHLECKRQYLVRVDMKNDDVKFYRQTTYRILSQLFTCEIGADQQGLLEDQQVQTGFGSCFEGR
- the LOC100846065 gene encoding uncharacterized protein LOC100846065 isoform X2, with the translated sequence MACLFHFQLLPYGVARWRKGKGDFASRHSSSTLRFLQRDSSPSPLLQLCAYLVPRPDYRAQVQEFRSIGCVGGQIKFVSVDDQVGHLPGHKLEMNIWTLSSDLTEWKDGKMYNLGKIWENGTHLLHGMRKLAPSLPFLSKHEDNVVYVVFNDMRVVGSHLECKRQYLVRVDMKNDDVKFYRQTTYRILSQLFTCEIGADQQGLLEDQQVQTGFGSCFEGR